The following nucleotide sequence is from Cytobacillus luteolus.
TCTGTCTTAGAGGTAAGAGATAGCGCCACCTTTCTAAAAAAGTGGAAACTGCCAAACAAACTAATTAATCAGGTCAATTATAATCTTAACGGTATTGAAAAGGTTAAAGACCATGGTTGGTCTACTTTACTTCTATACGGGTTAGGAATTGAAAGTTCGGTTCAGATACAAAGAATAATCTCTATCTTATCAAAAGAAGACCCAGAGACTAAAATTAAAGAGATAGAAGAAATTTATGAGAATCTGCCTATAAAACAAAGAAGTGAATTAGCAATTAACGGGCAGGACCTTTTAGTATGGTCAAATAAGACACCTGGTCCTTGGATTGCAAAAGTCATTGAAGAAGTTGAAGAAGAAGTCTTGTTAGGGAAAGTTGAAAATGACAAAGAAGGTATAAAGGAGTGGCTTTTGCATTGCAATCTACTATGAGAAAACAATTATTAGAAATTTTCTCCGAAGCAAATGGAGGTTTTGTCTCTGGCCAGAAGATAAGCGAGGAATTAGGCTGCTCCAGGACAGCCATTTGGAAGCATATTGAGGATTTGCGAAAAGAAGGATATGAACTGGAAGCTGTTCGGAAACTAGGTTATCGAATTGTACAGAAGCCTGATAAAATTAGTGGCAATGAAATACAATTAGGACTAAAGACGAAGACACTAGGGCGACATGTTCACTTTGAAGAATCGGTAACCTCTACTCAAAAGATTGCTCACCGTCTTGCTTACGAAGGGACACCAGAGGGAACAATAGTAGTTGCTGAAGAACAACAAGCCGGGAGAGGCAGACTAGACAGGTTGTGGTTTTCACCAAAATACACAGGAGTATGGATGAGTATTATTTTAAGACCTTCTATCCCACCGTCCCAAACCCCTCAGCTAACTCTATTGGCAGCAGTTGCTGTCGTACAAGGAATTCAAGAAGTAACAGGGTTAGAGCCAGATATAAAATGGCCAAATGATATCCTAATCGGTGGGAAGAAAGTAGTAGGGATATTAACAGAGTTACAAGCAGAAGCAGATCGAGTGAACTCAGTCATCATTGGAATCGGAATAAATGTCAACCAGACAATAGAACAGTTCCCTGAAGAACTAACATCAATAGCTACTTCTCTTTCTATTCAACAAGGAGATAAAATCGATAGAGCATTACTTATTCAAAGTATTTTAGCAAAGCTTGAAGACCTATATCACAATTACCTAACAAATGGCTTTAAAGTCGTAAAACTTCTTTGGGAAAGCTATGCAATAAGTATAGGTAAACAAATTATCGCAAGAACCCTAAACGGTTCAATCGAAGGCCGTGCAATCGGCATCACCGACGACGGCGTCCTACGCCTCGAAGGAATGGATGGTACAATCCATCTAATCCACTCTGCTGATATTGAAATAAAACAGTAAATTTTATTAGAGAAGGTTTTTTCTTTATAAAGTGTGCATTCTCCGAACATAACAGAGTGAATTGGAGCGGAAGGCACTTGACTCCTGCGGGAGTTGAGGGAAGTTCGAGACCCCACAGGTGCGAAGCGCCGAGGAGGCTCGAATCCCTCCCCGCGGAAAGCTAGTGTCTGTAGCGCAAAGAAACGGACTAGGTTCAAATTAAAAACAACGAATATAGTTTTAAAAATAAATCAAAATTATAGCAAAATTTCAACACTTATTGTTATAATTCAATTGAGATGGGTAGTATCCAAGGAACTACACCATAAAAGTAATGCAAATGCCTTACAGTTAGTTAACTTAACATTGTCTGCCTTGATCCAAGTGTTGGACTGGGACAGAGGGATGAAACTCAGCCGAATCATTTAGTGTGATCCTTCTTTCTCGTTGAAAGAGGGCTATTTTTATTGATTTCACACAAAAACGGTTTTTCATTTCCTCTAACTTCAAAAAGAGGAGGAAGAAAAATGAAACAAACAACAGATTTTCTAAAAATGAAACAAAGTAATGAGCCCATCACGATGCTTACTGCATACGATTACCCATCTGCTAAACATGCAGAGCAAGCTGGCGTAGACATGATTCTCGTCGGCGATTCATTAGGCATGGTTGTTCTAGGGTATGACTCTACCATCCCAGTAACTGTTGATGACATGATTCATCATACAAAAGCAGTTAAAAGAGGTGCTAAAGATACTTTTATCGTAACTGATATGCCATTTATGTCTTATCATGTCTCAATAGCTGAAACAATGAAAAATGCAGCTAGAATTGTACAAGAATCTGGGGCTCATGCGTTAAAAATAGAAGGTGCAAAGGATGTCCTAACCGTCATTCGCTTATTAACAGATGCCGGTATCCCGGTAGTTGCTCATCTTGGGCTTACACCGCAATCGGTAGGCGTCTTAGGTGGATATAAAGTTCAAGGGAAAGATGCTGAAAGTGCTAGGCAATTACTAGCTGACGCAAAGAAGTGTGAAGAAGCAGGTGCAATTGCACTTGTATTGGAATGTGTACCAAAGCAATTAGCAGCGGAAGTTACGTCTGCACTTTCGATTCCGACAATCGGAATTGGGGCTGGAGATAAGACAGATGGTCAAGTTCTTGTATACCATGACGTCATTTCCTACGGAGTTGAACGTGTTCCTAAGTTTGTTAAGCAATTTACAGACATTAATCAAGATATAAAAAATGGATTAACAAACTATGTGAACGAAGTTAAGACAAAGCAATTTCCTGAAGAAAAGCATATGTTTACAATGAAAGAAGATCAGCTAGAAGCATTATACGGAGGAAAAGGCAAATGATTGTAGTAGAAGCGATCAAAGAAATTCAAGAGAAAGTCTCTGAATTTCGACTTCAAGGAAAATCCATTGGATTTGTACCTACAATGGGTTATCTTCATGAGGGGCATTTATCCTTAATGGAACAAGCTCGAAAAGAAAACGACATTGTTGTACTTAGTATTTTTGTAAATCCACTTCAGTTTGGTCCTAATGAGGACTTTGATAGCTACCCTCGAAACATTGATCGAGATGAAGATTTAGCTAGGAACGCAGGAGTTGATTTATTATTTTATCCAACTACGAGCGAAATGTATCCACATAAAAAATTATCTGTGTCTGTTAAAGTTAATGAACGCGTAGACGTTTTATGTGGTAAACAACGAAGTGGTCATTTTGATGGAGTCGCTACCGTTGTTACAAAGCTTTTTAATATCGTTCTACCCCACAAAGTCTATTTTGGAATGAAGGATGCCCAGCAAGTTGCTGTTATAGATGGACTTATTCAAGACCTAAATATACCAGTTGAATTAGTTCCGTTGGAGACTATACGTGAAGAGGATGGGTTAGCAAAAAGCTCTCGAAATGTATACCTAACCAAAAAAGAGCGCAAAGAGGCAGCTAAGTTGTATGAAGGGTTGAATCTTGCAAAAGAAGCAGTAAGAAATGGAGTATCTGACCCTGAGATAGTGAAAAAGATAGTGGTGGAACATATCACTAATGAAACTTCGGGAAAAATAGATTATGTGGAATTATACTCATATCCAGAGTTGGAGACAATATCAGTAATTTCTGGAAAGGTAATAATTGCACTAGCTGTGAAGTTTACAAAAGCTCGACTTATTGATAATATTACATTTGTTGTGTAAGTTAAAAGTGAAAAATTATAGAAGTCAATATATAGAAAAAACGGTTAGGGTAGAGGGGGAAATGTCGTGTTTAGAACAATGATGAATGCTAAGATTCATAGAGCACGAGTGACTGAAGCTAATTTAGATTATGTTGGAAGTATTACAATAGATGAAGATATTCTTGACGCTGTTGGTATGGTTGGAAATGAAAAGGTTCAAATTGTAAATAATAATAATGGATCACGCTTTGAAACATATATTATACCAGGTCCAAGAGGTACTGGTGTATTCTGTTTAAATGGTGCTGCTGCTAGACTTGTTCAAACAGGTGATGTGATTATTGTTATTTCTTACGTATTCGTTTCAGAAGAACAAGTACAATCACATGTTCCGAAGGTTGCCATCATGGATGAAAACAATCAAATTAAAGAATTAATTGGCCAAGAGCCAGCTTCTACTGTATTATAGTATAAACATAACCCCCATTATGGGGGTTTTTTCTTTAGTATAGGAAGTATATTTTCTATAATTGAAAAGACTACTATATGAGTACTAATTGTGGGTGACAGAACACTATAATACCCACCTGATGCTGAGGTGTTTTTTTATGAATCAACGATACGTAGTTGTTGATCTAGAGACAACAGGAAACTCTCCTAAAAAAGGAGATAAAATCATACAGTTTGCGGCAGTAGTAATAGAGGATGGAGAGATTGTAGAACGTTTTGCAAGTTTTATAAATCCCGGCAGAGAGATTCCTCCTTTTATAGAGCAATTTACAGGCATATCAAATCAGGTTGTACATAATGCTCCAAGCTTTCAATTAATTGCACCTGAAATTGAGTCACTATTAGAAGGGGCTTACTTTGTAGCTCATAACGTTCCATTTGACTTAACCTTTCTTCAGGAGGAGCTTATAAATAGCGGTTGCAAACCTTTTGAGGGTCCGACGCTAGATACAGTTGAATTGGCTAGAATCGTTATACCTTCAACTGATAGCTATAAACTTGGGCAACTTGCTGAAAATTTCTCGTTAGCTCATGATAACCCTCATCAAGCTGATAGTGACGCAGAAGTAACTGCAGAAATACTATTGAAAATATTATTGAAACTAAGAGAGTTACCTCTTGTAACTTGTACTAGGTTGCTACAATATGCAACTTACTTAAAAAGTGATTTACATAAAATACTATCGCAAATTATTGAGGAAAAGGAAACTATGCCCCATAGAGATTCTGAAAGTTATGATGTGTATCGGGGCATTGCTTTAAAGAAAAAAGACAAAATTATCCATGACAGATCAATCAGTGATGTTAATTATGATTCCATAAAAAAGGATCTATTTAGTAATGAAGGACATCTCTCAAATCATATTCAGCAGTATGAAGAAAGAGAAGGTCAATTAAAAATGATGGACACTATAATGCAGGCTTTTCTGGAGCAAAAACATTCGATTGTTGAAGCTGGAACTGGAATTGGAAAGTCTTTTGCATATTTATTACCAGCAATTCTATTTGCGAAGCAGACTGGACGCACCATTATCATTAGTACTAAAACGATTCAACTACAACAACAATTAATTGATCATGAAATCCCAATCCTTTCAAACACTATACCATTACCATTTCAGGCTACCGTACTAAAAGGACGAGGTCACTATCTCTGTTTAAGGAGATTTGAACAGGTATTATATGAGCAAGAATCAAACTACGATATGATATTAGCAAAGGCTCAGATACTTGTTTGGTTAACAGAGACGGAAACTGGGGACGTAGATGAATTGAATTTGCCTTCAGGTGGGAAGCTTTTATGGAACCGAATAAAAAGTGAAAAAAATAGTAATTTAGGAAAAGAATGCCCCTGGAGATCTCGCTGTTTTTATAGAAGAGCAAAGAGGCAAGCTCAACAATCCGAAATCATTATTACAAATCACTCTCTTCTGTTTGCTGATTTACTATCAGAAGGAGATATCTTACCTGGTTATGAAGAAGTAATCATTGATGAGGCACATCATTTAGAAACAGTCGCAAGCAGCCATTTAGGTATTAAATTAGATTATCTAGATGTTACAAATTTACTCTCAAGACTTGGTTTTAGTGATTCAAAAGATTTAGTAGGAAATGTGATAAAAATTTTTCGAGGGATAGGCCTTGACACAGATCATACTTTTCCATTAATTGAATCATTGAATAAAGAAATCAAACAGCAATTGGATGATCTATTTACTGAAATTAGAACCTTTGCACTAGAGCATCACAAACAAGTCCAAACATCTATAAATCGAGTAAATATTCCCTTAGATGAATCGGTTCAGAATGATCAATCCTGGGGGAGAATTGTTGAAACAATGTTGCATTTATCGACGAATATAGATTCTTTATATACGGTAGTCAATAACCAATATGACTCGTTTAAATCATTACAAAAGTTAGTGACACCCATGCAAAAAGGAACAATCTATGACTATTTTTCTGTTGTCGAATCAATTAAATCAATTAATGAAAAACTAACATTATTATTGTTAGGCAAACAAAGTAATATGGTTTCATGGGTTGAGGCAGATACAAAAGGCGCTAAAAATGCTGCTTATTTATTTAGTCAGCCAATAAATATATCTGAAGAACTAAAAGCTACATTCTTTTCCAGAAAGAAATCAATTATTTTAACCTCGGCTACATTATCAATTAAAGGTTCATTTGAGTTTATGATAGAACGATTAGGATTATCGGATTACAAGCCTTTTGCAGTTACCATCCCATCTCCTTTTAATTATAAAGAGCAGGCGGCTGTACTTATTCCGAATGACCTACCTGAAATTAATGAAGTAACAGAAGATGAATACGTGCACGCTATTTCTATTCACATTGCTGAAATTGCCTTGAAAACAAACGGTAGAATGTTAATTTTATTTACTTCCTATGACATGCTTAAGAAAACACATTCCACATTAAAAGAACTAGCTTTCTTAGAGGATTTTGTCATAATTGGCCAAGGAGTTAGTAGTGGAAGTCGAACAAAGCTTACAAAGAATTTCCAGGCTTTTGAAAAGTCTATTCTATTGGGAACAAATAGTTTTTGGGAAGGTGTTGACATCCCAGGAGAGGATTTAACAGCACTTGTTATTGTAAGGCTTCCATTCAGCCCACCTACTGATCCAATGTATGCTACGCATGCAAAGCGTATAAAAGAGAGTGGAGGTAACCCTTTCAAAGAATTGGCATTACCTGAGGCAATATTGCGCTTCAAGCAAGGATTTGGTCGATTGGTACGTTCTAAGCAAGACCATGGAGTTGTGTTCATATTTGATCGAAGAATTACTTCAACCTCGTATGGAAACCAATTTATTAAGGCACTTCCTGAGGTGTCAGTTATTGAAAATTCACTAACTAATTTGTTAGAAACAATTGATAAATGGATATGATGGTAAGGTAACCGGGTAATAGGATAATTTTTAGTCAATAACACAGGCTAAATCTAGCGACTATTGGAGGGATAACTGTGAGGATTTTGGTGTTATTGGTCCTATTTCAGTCTTTGTTTCTTTCTGCTTTTTCAGGCTCTGAAATACCTACAGAAATTGAAAAGGTTGATCTTAAGCTTTCTAATAAGGAACTTGCAATCACTTTTTTAAATTTATCAAGTGGTGAGGCCACTCTTATTCAACATGGTAACGGAGAAAATGTGCTCATTAACGCTGGAGGACCAGAAACCCAAGATGAATTAGAAAGGCTCTTAAAGATGTACAATGTGTCACTAGTTAAATCAATTATTATTACAAAGGAAGATCAGCAATACCAATCAAATCTAGAATGGTTAACGAAAAGATATCCAACTAGCAAAGTAGTAATTGGCGAGCAGTTTGCCATACCTGCCTTTTTATCGAAAGAAAGAATTATTAAGTTGAAAAAGGATGATTCTCACCCTATTGTCCCTTTACTAAAGGCTAAGGTGGTACATGAGGGTTTAAGTTCAGATGGGCTCCAAAGCTATGATCTGTTTTTTGAATTGGGAAGACACTACCTGCTATATATGTCAACCGGGAATATTAATGCTGAGATGTCTTTACTTACAAATGAGGAATTATCAAAGGTTAACATTATTAAAATTCCAAACTTTGCACAAAATGACGGATCTTCCCAAGAGTTTATTGAACATATTGATCCTCAGGTAGCTATTATTTTTACTAAAAAAAATCTAAACCCAAGCCCTGATGTTATGGAAAGATTGAAGGAAACTTGGATCGATACTTATATGACTAAACAATTTGGTAATATAACAATAAAAGCAAATCAGAATGAATATGAGGTAATTACCATTTCAATTGAAAGTTCCCAAGAAGTTAAGTAAAACAAAAAAAGACTGCCACGAGAAGTGGCAGTTTTATTAACGGTGTGGGTTAGGAGATATTTTTTAACTAAAATTATTATCGTAAAGGTTATCACCTGTTATAATGGTAAAGGATACAACTTCGTAATGTTGTTGTAGTTATATTGTTACCGAAGACTTGAAAGCATATGAGTAACAAAATTTGTGATTAGTACCTTTAGGAGGACATGAATAATGGAAAGTAAAATTGAAGTACTCTCAACCGTAAAAGTCCAGAACTCTCCAGACCTTTATAAAATTGTGGACAGCCTAAATAGAACGCTTAAAACGAAAGATTTGATGTTCGGACTTGCGCTAGATATGAAAGATCAGAATACAGCTATTTTTACAATTTATCGTACATGATGTGATCAGATGAAAAAATGGATTTTTCTTTCTATATTGATTTTAGTTATCGGATTTTGGCAAGCCATTAGTGTTTACATTACAGCAATGGAGCCAAAACGTGAAATAGAGCAACAAGCAATTGAAATTGCTAGAGCACAAGCCAACATACATACCATTTATGAAGTTACTACATATTATGGATCAGAGTCGTATCAGGTAGTTCAGGGGATCTCTGACGAAAATGTACCTTTGATCGTTTGGATTGCTGAGAATTCAGACGAGATTGTTATTAAAAGACAAGATGAGGGTTTACGTAAAGAAGATGTAGTCAATCGCTTAGTGAGCGAAAGGAATCCACAAGAGATTCGTTCAGTAAGGCTTGGGATGGAGAAAAATATTCCACTTTGGGAAGTTATTTATCTTAACGAAAATAACCGATTAACTTATTACTATAGTGATTTTGAAACTGGAGATTTACTGAAAAGGACTACTCCATAAATATAAACAGGGGGAACGATAAATGAAATTAGCTAAAAGAGTATCGACGCTTACTCCTTCTTCTACACTAGAGATTACAGCAAAAGCAAAAGAATTAAAAGAAGCGGGGCATGATGTAATTGGACTTGGAGCAGGTGAACCTGATTTCAATACACCACAACATATTATTCAAGCTGCATCAGATGCAATGAACAAAGGCTTTACTAAATATACACCAACAGGTGGTTTACCAGCACTTAAAAAATCCATTATTGATAAATTTAAAAAAGATCAAAATATAACCTATAATCCAAACGAAATTATTGTGTGTTCAGGCGCAAAACATGCTCTTTATACTTTATTTCAGGTTATTCTTGATGAGGATGATGAAGTCATCATACCAACTCCATATTGGGTTAGTTATCCTGAACAGGTGAAACTAGCTGGCGGTAAGCCTGTTTACGTGGACGGCGTTGAAGAAAACGAATTTAAAATTACCCCAGAACAGTTAAAAGGGGCAATTACTGAGCGTACTAAGGCAGTCATTATAAACTCTCCAAGTAACCCAACTGGGATGATTTACTCAAAAGAAGAGCTTGAAGAAATTGGCAGAGTATGTCTTGAAAACAACATATTAATTGTGTCAGATGAAATTTACGAAAAACTAACGTATAACCGTAAACACTATTCCATCGCGGAGCTTTCACCAGAATTAAAGGAAGCTACAATTGTCATTAATGGAGTTTCAAAATCACATTCTATGACCGGTTGGCGTATCGGGTATGCAGCAGGTAACAAAGAAATAATTAATGCTATGACCAATTTGGCTAGTCATAGTACGTCAAATCCAACGTCAATTGCTCAATATGGTACGATTGCGGCCTATAATGGTTCACAAGAACCTGTAGAAGAAATGAGAAAGGCTTTTGAAGAGCGATTAGATATCATTCATACAAAGTTGATTCAGATTCCTGGTTTTACTTGTATTAAGCCACAAGGTGCATTTTATCTCTTTGCAAACGCAAAAGAAGCATCATTAGCAGCAGGCTATGAAAGTGTAGACCAATTTGTTGCTGCACTACTTGAAGAAGAGAAAGTGGCTCTAATACCCGGCTCTGGTTTTGGTGCCCCTGATTATGTTCGTTTATCATATGCAACGTCATTAGAATTACTGGAAAAAGCAATTGAACGTATTTATCAATTCATGAATAGAAAAATGCACAATTAATAAATTGAGCAAAAACCCTCAGAATTGAGGGTTTTTATTTTACCAAAATTTCAACTCCAATTATTTCATTCTTATCTCGTCCCAGCAGTTCATGTTATACTAGAAAAGAGGTGTATTGAATGAACTATGATAACTTTATTGACTGGTTTCAACAAGGAAGTGTAGCAATACCTAAATTACTACTACAAAATTATAAAAATTTAAACTTAAATGAAGAAGAGTTTATGGTCGTTTTACAGGTTTTAAATTTTATTGAAAGTGGAAACACCTTTCCTACTCCAACCGAACTCTCTAGCAATATGACCCTTTCTACGACAAGGTGTACAGAAATATTAAGACACCTTCTACAAAAAGGCTATCTAGCGATTGAAGAAGACTACCATGAAAAATCCATTATTGTTGAAAAGTATTCTTTAAAACCTCTTTGGGTTAAACTTTTTCACTACTTAATGTCAGAGACTATAGAACAGGAAAAAACAGTGGTTCAAAGAGAGGAACAAAGTCTTTATACAATTTTTGAACAAGAGTTTGGACGACCATTATCTCCGTTTGAGTGTGAGTCGTTATCTATGTGGATTGACCAAGATCATCATGATCCTATTATAATAAAAGCTGCTCTAAGAGAAGCAGTTATGTCAGGTAAATTGAATTTCCGTTATATCGATCGAATTTTATTTGAATGGAAAAAGAACGGTATACAAACAATTGAACAAGCGCAAGCACATTCCAAAAAATTTCGTCAACATAGCCAAAAGCAAAAACAAGTAGACCAGAATACTACGAAGGAATACGAAAGAACAATTCCATTTTACAATTGGCTTGAAAGCTAAGAGAGAATTTCTTTCTTAAGCTTTTTTAAATTCATACGATAGGAGAAACGATATGTTAACAAAAGCACAAATAAGGCATTGTTTAGATACTATGGGAGAAATGTTTCCAGACGCTCATTGTGAGTTAAACCATAGTAACCCTTTCGAATTAGTGATTGCTGTTGCTTTATCTGCGCAATGTACAGATGGACTTGTAAACAAAGTAACTAAGTCTCTTTTTGAAAAATATAAAAAACCGGAAGATTATTTAGCGGTATCTTTAGAGGAATTACAACAAGATATACGTTCAATTGGCTTATATAGAAACAAGGCAAAAAATATTCGGAAATTATGCGAAATGCTTATTTACGAATATGGTGGTGTTTTACCTCAGGATCGCGATGAATTAACGAAGTTTCCCGGTGTAGGGAGAAAAACGGCCAATGTAGTTGTATCAGTGGCTTTTGGTATTCCTGCCATCGCAGTGGACACACATGTAGAGAGAGTTAGCAAACGATTAGCCATTTGTAGATGGAAGGATTCCGTGCTTGAAGTAGAAAAAACATTAATGAAAAAAGTACCTCGTGATGAATGGGGAGTAACACATCATCGTTTGATCTTTTTTGGAAGATATCATTGTAAAGCTCAATCTCCTCAATGCGAGGTGTGTCCTTTACTAGATGTATGTCGTGAAGGTAAAAAACGAATGAAGGATAAGGTTTGAAAATATGAGTGATACCGTTGAATTATTGCTGCCTGAATCTTTTTTACATCCGTTATTTTATCAAAATACAACAACAATCCAATTTAACAAACAAGTAAGCTATGAAGAAGGACTGGAAAAGGATTATTTTTTATTTGATATTGCTGCTACTGTTTTAACTCAGAACGAGTTCAATGCACCTTGGATAAATAAAAAAGACGCAGTAACTACTGTACTAAAAAAATGGAAGTTACAAAAAGAAATAATTGGGGAGTTTTTCAAAAAAAGGGATCGTGCTTCAGCTAAAGTACCAATGATACGTTCACTATCTTATTTAATTTGTTGCTTGAATTGGGTAAATGAGAAACCTGTATGTTCTCTCAAAAATATCAATTCGATGATTGTTTGTTTAAAGTATAAGCCGATTAATGTAGCAGAGAGACTATCCTTTATTACTGACAATCCAAATCATTACCATTCATATATTCAACTTTCACAACTATTCGAGGAGTTCGAAAAGCAATTTTATAAAATTGAAAGTTTAAAAAAAGCATCCCCCAATCCACAATAATAAAAAATACCCACACCAACCAATAGGAGTGGGTATCTCATTCAATTTTGCGAAGCATATTTCAATTGCTTTCGTTTCACCTCTGGATTCAACTTCTCACTAAGCTTCTCAAAAGGATATACAAACAAAGCGTAACCTCCAAATGCAACTGTTACCGACAACAAAACTGTTACCTCTAACGTTTTTTCAATAACTTTCATTTTTTTCACCCCTTTGTACGTTTTTATACCTTCATTAATCATAATGAAATACATACTTGTACCACAAACAGGGTAAGAGGGCATATTATTGCTTCTGTAAGCGGGAGACTTGCTAAAGGGCAGTTCAACAACCCTATTTATATAAATCCTCTAGATTATGCCCGTATCCTCTGTATACCTCAAAAAATGCTAATATTCACTAAAATGGTGCATTTTCTAAGGGAAATAAAAAAGGAGCTAGGATTTTTATAATTCCTGCTCCTTTTTACTATTAATCTTCGTCGTT
It contains:
- the nth gene encoding endonuclease III, translating into MLTKAQIRHCLDTMGEMFPDAHCELNHSNPFELVIAVALSAQCTDGLVNKVTKSLFEKYKKPEDYLAVSLEELQQDIRSIGLYRNKAKNIRKLCEMLIYEYGGVLPQDRDELTKFPGVGRKTANVVVSVAFGIPAIAVDTHVERVSKRLAICRWKDSVLEVEKTLMKKVPRDEWGVTHHRLIFFGRYHCKAQSPQCEVCPLLDVCREGKKRMKDKV
- a CDS encoding DnaD domain-containing protein, which codes for MNYDNFIDWFQQGSVAIPKLLLQNYKNLNLNEEEFMVVLQVLNFIESGNTFPTPTELSSNMTLSTTRCTEILRHLLQKGYLAIEEDYHEKSIIVEKYSLKPLWVKLFHYLMSETIEQEKTVVQREEQSLYTIFEQEFGRPLSPFECESLSMWIDQDHHDPIIIKAALREAVMSGKLNFRYIDRILFEWKKNGIQTIEQAQAHSKKFRQHSQKQKQVDQNTTKEYERTIPFYNWLES
- a CDS encoding YpoC family protein, with the translated sequence MSDTVELLLPESFLHPLFYQNTTTIQFNKQVSYEEGLEKDYFLFDIAATVLTQNEFNAPWINKKDAVTTVLKKWKLQKEIIGEFFKKRDRASAKVPMIRSLSYLICCLNWVNEKPVCSLKNINSMIVCLKYKPINVAERLSFITDNPNHYHSYIQLSQLFEEFEKQFYKIESLKKASPNPQ